The following nucleotide sequence is from Populus nigra chromosome 15, ddPopNigr1.1, whole genome shotgun sequence.
gggaccaacttgaagaaaaaataaattgaagggttgCTTTAAGACTTTGAACGGTTAGGTGCAAAActcaaagaaaagagagaaaagaagcaaaaaagaaaaaaagaaaaaaagaaaaaaaaaaaaggttgacgGCACCAAACGAAAGTCAATAAGTTACACGTGATGTCTAGGGAGGAAGTTTCCACCGAGACATTTTCAACGATGTTAAGGGAAGCTGACTTCAGCATAGAAATAAGTTACACATGTTGTCTGAACAAGAGTATTGACGTGTTGTCGCGTGCAATGTGCtagataattttgatttctaaataatattttatatttattaaaatatcatatttctcctcaatcaacttgattataacaaaaaataataaggatgaaaatataaaaaagcctTTGGATGCCAATTaaagagattttgtttttaaggataatttagtcattttactatattttaaaaaattaaaaatataaaaaatcctcTAGATGCCAGTTAAGTagactttgtttttaaaagtaatttagttattttactataCTTTACGAGTATAAAAAAACTGAGATAActtcaatcaatctaataatcaatgactaataaactttataaaaagattgTATTACTCTCAATAGtcaatttaattattgtctTTAGAGTAGTAAAATCATCATTACTTTATTTCTGTTCATAGTATAATGAATTTGTGTAAATGAGATAACCttcatctattttattttttttaatgatttctttACAAACTATGAAATATATTTACCTATTATGACGTAAGAGttcatttaatttctcttgttaTATAACTAATCATTTCATAAGAACGGAAATTACAAAATGAGCAATTGCAATTATAACGTAAGAagttatttcattttgttaCTTCATAAACGAAGAGGACATCATTCACATTGTAATAAACCATTTCAAGTGTTCGTGAACCTTTTGCaagtaaattgatatttatttactGTCCTAAGATATTattcaaacacacacacagagtTTTGTTTAATGGTGACATTCTGCCATGAAAAAAAGATAGTTTTTGTGTTGATAGATTTGTCTTCTCAAGAGAAGTTGGGTGAAGATGGTTTTTTTCCATATAATCATGTCCAAAAAACATTGATCAatgtctgtttattttttttattaatattttgggtGATTGGAGGCTATTTATGAGCGtttattgatcaaaataagttttaaatgagtttctaaataaaaaaaaaagacttggatTTTGCAGTGACTGAaaacttgtttaaaaaaaaattggagcgaactcttgcaaaaaaaaaaaaaaaaattgccaggCTCGAGGGCGCTAGGCACATGAACCTAGCCTACCACACCCATCATTGCCTAgctttttttgtggtttttcttttctttacattattttttatatttaaatattaattaatgccctcacttttatttttttttaaatatttgtcttaactttattttgaatattgatttaaaaaaaaaatattttttttagtttaataatacTTGGAAGGGATTAGTATAatctgttttcaattttttattttttattttatataaattagatGTATTTGTATGActcattcaaaaaaataaaaatcttttgtaTTTAGTAACAATAATCAGCCCCCacaataaatagataaaaacaataaccagttttttttactagaaatatTAGCTTCCATATTTAATTAACCTtaagaacttttttatttaccaattcatatatttttaatttaatttataatgtataaataatttctcaattaaaaaagttataatacATGAAAACATATCTATAAAACAGTTATTTGTTTCTCTCgtgttataaattaatttaaaatccccCTCCTAACGTAACACAGGTAAGAAGctagtattattttaaaaaatttgcacagaacagagacaaaaaaaaataaaaaaatctttttatcggtaaaaagcatatttatttttgtattttaaaagtatttttaaaaaaaattaaattttttttactttaaattatatttttttggtgttttcaaattattttgatgtgttaatatcaaaaataatttttaaaaataaaaaaaatattattttaatacttttataaataaaaaacactttaaaaaacaattaatcccAACCACACCCAAACGTGTACATTTTAGTTCCATGAAATAATAAAGTTTGAGCATTTTTTTGAGgggggcaaaaaaaaataaaaaaaataagctatTTTTCAAGTGTCtaacaagggttttttttttttttgaaaattgtaTTGAtgtagagtttttatttttatttttttaaaatttaaaatcgtGTCTGCACATTATCATatacttttcctataaatttgAATGGTATATCATGAGAGAAAAATAGTATATGACATGAATTGGTAAGAGATATtttcttgcaaaaaaaataaaaattcttctgAGAacttcaaattgaaaataatgatttaatataatatagcGATGCACTatactataaaatatttcaatattaaatattgaaatatacagagataactatataaaaaaaacaagaaaaccatTGAAAATAAGATAAACAATTAAAACACTTTATTTCCTTACTCCTAACTAATTCATTATCCCATTACTAGGTGCACAGATTCTATCCGATATATATTTAGTATTgttatacaagttttttttttaaaaaaatatttttcatttaaaatatttttattttagatttttttatttttaacaacaatatataaaaaatactaaaaatattaatttaatattttttaaagtaaaatcaaccaaaatttgaattattaacCAAACCATCAAATGTACtattaaacattaatttaataatttgaaaagtgtTTTATTAGGATTATTAAACTCAACTTTCCCTAGCAGGTCACTTAGGAGCTATAACTTATTTAAGAATGTGattctgattgttttttaaagtatttttcgtactgaaatgtattaaaataattttttttattttttaaaacttatttttaagatcagcacatcaaaacgataaaaaatatataaaaaattaatttttaacaaaaaaaatattaaattttttaaaacgcGGTTTCCAAATAAATTCCTATTTAAGGTTATGTTTAACAGTAAATAAAAGAGGAATTTAGCTTATATGACcccattaaaatattaaattgattcttGAAGCCCAACAAAAGATTtattgacttttcttttttttaaaaaattaaatcaaccaAAACTAATAAGCCCAacttttaataactataatatgAATTATGAATTGGTTTACAATTACAGCCTTATCATCAAATCCAGCTCACCAGAAAGCATGCTGCTTCTATAAAACTAGgcataaattctaaaatataaaattagccCGTCCTCACTTTTCCTATTTCAGGCCCAAAGTGCAAAGTCATCCTCAAACATAAAATTCCTAACCTTAGGGACTAAACTATACACTTTCCAAACCTGAAGGACTTTTTAAATTCACTAACTTGCCACTCGCtataataatatctttcaaAGCCcttaaaatatccaaaaaacactgaaggagaaaacagagcGACTAGGGTTTCTCTCTACAAAGTTCTACAGGTACAGTCTCAGatctctctccttctctttcatatttgtgtaatttttaACGAAAATATCTTATAATCTACAGCACATGAAGTCTTTCTTTtacaatttttcaagaattttgcattttactttttctttttctttgctgttcttgattcttgaaagtgttcaaagtgttttttttatgctgtTCGAGgcttaaagagagaaaaagattaGATTTTTTGAAACGGGTTTGTTTATTTTGACAGATATAATTAGTCAAAGAAACAATGTCTCGGGTTTATGTCGGTAACTTGGACCCAAGAGTCTCTGAGCGTGAACTTGAAGATGAGTTTCGACGATTCGGTGTTATAAGAAGGTTGATTTCgtaacttttttttgtgttttatggaATCTTGAGTATGGGttattgtgttgatgatgatttgGTTAATGGGCTGTGTGTAGTGTGTGGGTTGCAAGGAGGCCGCCAGGTTATGCTTTTATTGATTTCGATGATAAAAGGGATGCTCAGGATGCTATTCATGAGTTGGATGGTACGCTTTTTTGTTTACTGGAGTTTAGTTTTCTGATTGTAAGTTTATTGCTTGAACTTTTGGTTATTTAACTGTATGGCTTGGTAGAGGCCTGCTAAAAAACACGCTGGTGGATTCTAATTATCTTTTATCAGAGTAGTTCTTAATTAATGCATACATTGTGTATCAATCTTATTTGTCTCATTTCTCTCCCCCTTGATAATAGATAGATGGATGATTGGTAGATGTGTTAATTGCATGCCTTGTTTCATGGAATTCGAGGTGTTGAGAAGCTATCACTTTACTATAGCTAGTTTCATCACCTGATTTTTTTGTCAAGAAGATAAGACCCCATGATCTTGGCTCAATTTATGTCGAAATTTATGCATTATCATTTTCAAACATGATGGTTTTATTgcttagtaaaaaatataaaattctttcTGTTTAATTCTCCTCAACTTTTTCTAACTTCTTTTTATGATGCCTTGATTTAATTGTTTCAATTGCCTTACactatttcaaaaacaatatttctcttaaaaaaaagtgttgcTAGTAATAATTGATAGGgttatttcttctttatatGCACCGATAAATCTTGATACTTGCTGCACAGATGTTATTTTACAAgcagtttgatttattttgctgTTGAATCATTTTAGTTAATCAATTATTTCTGGAGCAGGAAAAAATGGCTGGAGAGTTGAGCTTTCTCACAACTCCAGAGGTGGAGGTGGCGGTGGGGGTGGCGGTGGCCGTGGAGGGGGTCGTGGTCGTTCTGGTGGTTCTGACTTGAAGTGTTATGAGTGTGGTGAGGCTGGTCATTTCGCTCGTGAGTGCCGCTTGCGTgttggaggtggaggtggaggtggaggtggaggtgcaGGAAGACGTCGTAGCCGCAGCCCTAGATATCGCAGGAGCCCAAGCTATGGTCGAAGGTGAATTCTTGAAATAGTGCCTTCAATACATATGTATCTATGATGTATGTATGTTATATGTGCATGGTGTGTGTTTgtaaattccttttcttttcataaagtGGACTTATATTTGGtgcttttttaaattcttctttgGAAAAATTACCCAGGAGCAGGAGCCACAGCCCTCAAGGACGATCCCCCAAGCGCCGCAGTCTATCACCTCGTGGGCGCAGCTATAGCAGGTCACCACAGTACCGTGGACGTGAAGAGCTCCCATATGCCAATGGGTGAATTTTTAACTATTATTCCCAGTTTATATAGTTAGGACCTTGGCCTTAACCCTGTTGCTTATCTGTAGATTTATTAATGGTTGGTGTTTCTGTGTTTTGGACAGAAATGGCACCAGGGATCGTCGCCGAAGCAGGAGTTAAGAGTTGCAGCCTAGGCGACTTGGCTTTGCTTGGAAAATACTGCAATTAGAGTGTGTTTATTATGTTTGGACTTCAGTACCACTATGTTTTAAACGGGCAGCGCCCTCAGCCTCGGGGATTTGGTTAAGTTTCTTCATACTTATTactatgtttgttatttttctttaagcTATGCAGGATAGTTGTAGGCTTTTCTAGCAGAAGGCTCTGTAGGTTGTTATTACGAATTTATTGAGACAGGTTGCTTCTGAGAGTGGTGCTAAAActttatgcttttcttttttgtgttgagGTCTCTTCTGGGTCTGCTTCATTGGTTTTGTGCTTCTCTACACTTGAGGTTTCATTGTTGGCCGCCCTGCATTGGGGTCTTCTATTTTGAATATTTGGGGATCCCTGCTAAACTGCATGCCTACATTCTTCTGTTTGATTGCACCTCGGCTGTGATGCGCCTCCCACAAACTCTAGTGGCATTTGTTTTAGTTAA
It contains:
- the LOC133674517 gene encoding serine/arginine-rich splicing factor RSZ22A-like, translated to MSRVYVGNLDPRVSERELEDEFRRFGVIRSVWVARRPPGYAFIDFDDKRDAQDAIHELDGKNGWRVELSHNSRGGGGGGGGGGRGGGRGRSGGSDLKCYECGEAGHFARECRLRVGGGGGGGGGGAGRRRSRSPRYRRSPSYGRRSRSHSPQGRSPKRRSLSPRGRSYSRSPQYRGREELPYANGNGTRDRRRSRS